In the Streptomyces sp. cg36 genome, one interval contains:
- a CDS encoding iron-containing alcohol dehydrogenase family protein, producing MPVLTRLIPSPVVVDISRGALDDLAGLLADQRISASGKLAIAVSGGSGQALSEKLAPVLPGADWYPVADGTIDSAVQLADDIKGKRYDAVVGLGGGKIIDVAKYAAARVGLPMVAVATNLSHDGICSPVSILDNDNGRGSYGVPTPIAMVIDLDVIREAPVRFVRSGIGDVISNISAIADWELSHQVNGEPVDGLAAAMARTAGESVLRHPGGVGDDEFLTVLSEALVLSGIAMSISGDTRPSSGACHEISHAFDLLHPKRSALHGEQVGLGAAFAMHLRGAGEQSGLFAEVLRRHGLPVLPTEIGFSADEFVRAVAYAPQTRPGRFTILEHLNLSADQIKDAYADYAKAIGS from the coding sequence GTGCCAGTACTGACCCGGCTCATCCCGTCGCCGGTCGTCGTCGACATCAGCCGGGGCGCCCTCGACGACCTGGCGGGCCTCCTGGCCGACCAGCGGATCTCGGCCTCCGGCAAGCTGGCGATCGCGGTCAGCGGCGGCTCGGGCCAGGCGCTGAGCGAGAAGCTGGCGCCGGTGCTGCCGGGCGCCGACTGGTACCCGGTGGCCGACGGCACCATCGACTCCGCCGTGCAGCTGGCCGACGACATCAAGGGCAAGCGGTACGACGCGGTCGTCGGACTCGGCGGCGGCAAGATCATCGACGTGGCGAAGTACGCCGCGGCGCGGGTCGGGCTGCCCATGGTCGCGGTCGCCACCAACCTCTCGCACGACGGCATCTGCTCGCCGGTCTCCATCCTGGACAACGACAACGGGCGCGGCTCCTACGGCGTGCCCACGCCCATCGCGATGGTGATCGACCTCGACGTCATCCGCGAGGCACCGGTCCGGTTCGTCCGCTCGGGCATCGGCGACGTCATCTCCAACATCTCGGCGATCGCCGACTGGGAGCTGTCGCACCAGGTCAACGGCGAACCGGTGGACGGCCTGGCCGCCGCCATGGCCCGGACCGCCGGCGAGTCGGTGCTGCGCCACCCCGGCGGCGTGGGCGACGACGAGTTCCTCACCGTGCTGTCGGAGGCGCTGGTGCTCTCCGGCATCGCCATGTCGATCAGCGGTGACACCCGGCCGTCCTCGGGCGCCTGCCACGAGATCAGCCACGCCTTCGACCTGCTCCACCCCAAACGCTCCGCGCTCCACGGCGAGCAGGTCGGCCTCGGCGCCGCCTTCGCGATGCACCTGCGCGGCGCCGGCGAGCAGAGCGGCCTCTTCGCGGAGGTGCTGCGCCGGCACGGTCTGCCGGTCCTGCCCACCGAAATCGGCTTCTCCGCCGACGAGTTCGTCCGGGCCGTGGCCTACGCGCCGCAGACCCGGCCGGGCCGTTTCACGATCCTGGAACACCTCAACCTGTCCGCAGACCAGATCAAGGACGCTTACGCCGACTATGCAAAAGCCATCGGTAGCTGA
- a CDS encoding sugar phosphate nucleotidyltransferase: MIGLVLAAGAGRRLRPYTDTLPKALVPVDGDTTILDLTLGNFAEIGLTEVAIIVGYQKEAVYERKAALEAKYGLKLTLIDNDKAEEWNNAYSLWCGRDSIKHDVILANGDTVHPVSVEKTLLAARGDGKRIILALDTAKSLADEEMKVIVDAEKGVQKITKLMDPATATGEYIGVTLIEGEAADELADALKTTFERDPDLYYEDGYQELVNRGFKIDVAPIGEVSWVEIDNHDDLAKGREIACQY; encoded by the coding sequence ATGATCGGCCTCGTACTCGCAGCCGGTGCCGGACGGCGTCTGCGCCCCTACACCGACACGCTCCCGAAGGCCCTCGTGCCCGTCGACGGCGACACCACGATCCTGGACCTGACGCTGGGCAACTTCGCCGAGATCGGTCTCACCGAGGTCGCGATCATCGTCGGCTACCAGAAGGAGGCCGTCTACGAGCGCAAGGCGGCCCTTGAGGCGAAGTACGGCCTCAAGCTGACCCTGATCGACAACGACAAGGCCGAGGAGTGGAACAACGCCTACTCCCTGTGGTGCGGCCGTGACTCGATCAAGCACGACGTGATCCTCGCCAACGGCGACACCGTGCACCCGGTCTCCGTCGAGAAGACGCTGCTGGCCGCGCGCGGCGACGGCAAGAGGATCATCCTCGCCCTCGACACGGCGAAGAGCCTCGCCGACGAGGAGATGAAGGTCATCGTGGACGCCGAGAAGGGCGTCCAGAAGATCACCAAGCTGATGGACCCGGCGACGGCCACCGGTGAGTACATCGGCGTCACCCTCATCGAGGGCGAGGCGGCCGACGAGCTCGCCGACGCGCTGAAGACCACCTTCGAGCGCGACCCCGACCTCTACTACGAGGACGGCTACCAGGAGCTCGTCAACCGCGGCTTCAAGATCGACGTCGCGCCGATCGGCGAGGTCTCGTGGGTCGAGATCGACAACCACGACGACCTCGCGAAGGGCCGTGAGATCGCGTGCCAGTACTGA
- a CDS encoding DUF5941 domain-containing protein, producing MSTAILTGLPVPGSQLGPELRSLGFDVRSAQRPEDLPGLLAEVPHGERVALVDPSFVGHTHALRLALTDPRFPAAAVTGALTVQAEARPALTRALADLAGPPAPAAPGASVAVNAPATGTGVLTDRVAAALADTGVAVHRPELGSLVATVPAGPEAAFAARRAVDAVDDEAVRLRTAVKSRDGFFTTFCISPYSRYLARWCARRGLTPNQVTTASLLTALIAAGCAATGTRGGFVAAGVLLLFSFVLDCTDGQLARYSLQYSTLGAWLDATFDRAKEYAYYAGLALGAARGGDDVWALALGAMVLQTCRHVVDFSFNEANHDATANTSPTAALSGKLDSVGWTVWVRRMIVLPIGERWAMIAVLTAVTTPRTVFYALLVGCAFAATYTTAGRVLRSLTRRATRTDRAAQALADLADSGPLAELFAKAAPIRKGAWTAPVLALLGAAAVVAAALTQDLDGPYVIVAAALYAVFAGAAVSRPLKGALDWLVPPFFRAAEYCTVLVLAARSEVDGALPAAFGLVAAVAYHHYDTVYRIKGGSGAPPRWLVRLAAGHEGRTLVVAALVAALADRGTDLTRALTALAVAVALLVVVESIRFWVSSGAPAVHDEGEPA from the coding sequence CTGTCGACCGCCATCCTGACCGGACTCCCGGTCCCCGGGTCGCAGCTCGGACCCGAGCTGCGCTCGCTGGGCTTCGACGTACGGTCCGCCCAGCGGCCCGAGGACCTGCCCGGCCTGCTCGCCGAGGTCCCGCACGGTGAGCGGGTCGCCCTGGTCGACCCGTCCTTCGTGGGCCACACCCACGCCCTGCGCCTCGCCCTGACCGACCCGCGCTTCCCGGCGGCGGCGGTCACCGGCGCCCTGACCGTCCAGGCGGAGGCCCGCCCCGCGCTCACGCGCGCGCTCGCGGACCTCGCCGGACCGCCCGCGCCGGCCGCCCCCGGCGCCTCGGTCGCGGTGAACGCCCCGGCCACCGGCACCGGCGTCCTCACCGACCGCGTCGCCGCCGCCCTGGCGGACACCGGCGTCGCCGTGCACCGCCCCGAGCTCGGCTCGCTGGTGGCCACCGTGCCCGCCGGGCCCGAGGCCGCCTTCGCCGCCCGCAGGGCCGTGGACGCGGTGGACGACGAGGCGGTGCGGCTGCGCACCGCGGTCAAGTCCCGCGACGGGTTCTTCACCACCTTCTGCATCAGCCCGTACTCGCGCTACCTCGCCCGCTGGTGCGCGCGCCGCGGCCTCACCCCCAACCAGGTCACCACCGCCTCGCTGCTCACCGCGCTGATCGCGGCCGGCTGCGCGGCGACCGGCACCCGGGGCGGCTTCGTCGCGGCGGGCGTGCTGCTGCTCTTCTCCTTCGTCCTGGACTGCACCGACGGGCAGCTCGCCCGCTACTCGCTGCAGTACTCGACGCTCGGCGCCTGGCTGGACGCGACCTTCGACCGGGCCAAGGAGTACGCGTACTACGCGGGCCTCGCCCTCGGCGCGGCCCGCGGCGGCGACGACGTGTGGGCGCTGGCGCTCGGCGCGATGGTCCTGCAGACCTGCCGCCACGTCGTCGACTTCTCGTTCAACGAGGCCAACCACGACGCCACCGCCAACACCAGCCCCACCGCCGCCCTCTCCGGCAAGCTCGACTCGGTCGGCTGGACGGTCTGGGTGCGCCGGATGATCGTGCTGCCGATCGGCGAGCGCTGGGCGATGATCGCGGTCCTGACCGCCGTCACCACCCCCCGCACCGTCTTCTACGCGCTCCTCGTCGGCTGCGCCTTCGCGGCGACCTACACCACGGCCGGGCGCGTGCTGCGCTCGCTCACCCGCCGCGCGACCCGCACCGACCGGGCCGCCCAGGCCCTGGCCGACCTGGCCGACAGCGGCCCGCTGGCGGAGCTCTTCGCCAAGGCCGCCCCGATCCGCAAGGGCGCCTGGACCGCCCCCGTGCTCGCCCTGCTGGGTGCGGCGGCGGTGGTGGCCGCGGCCCTCACCCAGGACCTCGACGGCCCTTACGTGATCGTCGCCGCGGCGCTGTACGCGGTGTTCGCCGGAGCCGCCGTGAGCCGCCCCCTCAAGGGCGCCCTCGACTGGCTGGTCCCGCCCTTCTTCCGGGCCGCCGAGTACTGCACGGTCCTGGTCCTCGCCGCCCGCTCCGAGGTGGACGGCGCCCTGCCCGCGGCCTTCGGGCTGGTGGCCGCGGTCGCCTACCATCACTACGACACGGTCTACCGCATCAAGGGGGGCTCGGGCGCGCCGCCGCGCTGGCTGGTGCGCCTGGCCGCGGGCCACGAGGGCCGCACGCTGGTGGTCGCGGCCCTGGTCGCCGCGCTCGCCGACCGCGGCACCGACCTCACCCGGGCGCTCACCGCCCTGGCGGTGGCCGTCGCGCTCCTGGTGGTCGTGGAGTCCATCCGCTTCTGGGTGTCCTCCGGAGCCCCCGCAGTACATGACGAAGGAGAACCCGCATGA
- a CDS encoding cation diffusion facilitator family transporter: MGAGHDHGHTHGGPPPTGTAAAAYRGRLRVALGITLGVMVVEIVGGLVADSLALVADAAHMATDALGLAMALLAIHFANRPAGHNRTFGYARAEILAALANCLLLLGVGGYVLYEAVQRFVEPADTSGSTTIVFGLIGLVANMVSLSLLVRGQRESLNVRGAFLEVLADALGSVAVLVSAVIILSTGWQAADPIASLVIGLMIVPRTVKLLRETLNVLLEAAPKGVDMAEVRAHIVALDGVEDVHDLHAWTITSGLPVLSAHVVVDQEALDPAGHEKLLHDLQGCLGDHFDVEHCTFQLEPGGHAAHEARLCH; encoded by the coding sequence ATGGGCGCTGGGCACGACCACGGACACACCCACGGCGGGCCGCCGCCCACCGGGACGGCCGCGGCGGCGTACCGGGGGCGGCTGCGGGTGGCCCTCGGGATCACGCTGGGCGTGATGGTGGTCGAGATCGTCGGCGGCCTGGTGGCCGACTCGCTGGCCCTGGTCGCCGACGCCGCGCACATGGCGACGGACGCCCTGGGGCTCGCGATGGCGCTGCTCGCCATCCACTTCGCCAACCGCCCGGCCGGTCACAACCGGACGTTCGGCTACGCCCGCGCGGAGATCCTGGCGGCGCTCGCCAACTGCCTGCTGCTGCTCGGTGTCGGCGGATATGTCCTGTACGAGGCGGTTCAGCGGTTCGTCGAGCCCGCCGACACCTCGGGCTCCACGACCATCGTTTTCGGCCTGATCGGTCTGGTCGCCAACATGGTCTCGCTCTCGCTGCTGGTCCGCGGCCAGCGGGAGAGCCTGAACGTGCGCGGCGCGTTCTTGGAGGTGCTGGCCGACGCGCTGGGCTCGGTGGCCGTACTGGTTTCGGCCGTGATCATCCTGTCGACCGGGTGGCAGGCCGCCGACCCGATCGCCTCGCTGGTGATCGGTCTCATGATCGTCCCCAGGACCGTGAAGCTGCTGCGGGAGACGCTGAACGTCCTCCTGGAGGCGGCGCCCAAGGGCGTCGACATGGCCGAGGTGCGGGCCCACATCGTGGCGCTCGACGGGGTCGAGGACGTCCATGACCTGCACGCCTGGACGATCACCTCGGGGTTGCCGGTGCTCTCCGCGCATGTGGTGGTCGACCAGGAGGCGCTGGATCCGGCGGGCCACGAGAAGCTGCTCCACGACCTCCAGGGCTGCCTGGGCGACCACTTCGACGTGGAGCACTGCACCTTCCAGCTGGAGCCCGGCGGACACGCGGCCCACGAGGCCCGCCTCTGCCACTGA
- the idi gene encoding isopentenyl-diphosphate Delta-isomerase yields MPTTPATTANSSSNGTTEEILLELVDESGNTIGTAEKLSAHQAPGRLHRAFSVFLFDPSGKLLLQRRALGKYHSPGVWSNTCCGHPYPGESPFAAAARRTHEELGISPSLLAEAGTVRYNHPDPESGLVEQEYNHLFVGLVQAPVKPDPEEVYETAFVSPQELTALRDRATFSAWFMTVMDAARPAVRELTGPAAGW; encoded by the coding sequence ATGCCGACCACACCAGCCACTACGGCGAACAGCTCGTCGAACGGGACCACCGAAGAGATCTTGCTCGAACTGGTCGACGAGAGCGGCAATACCATCGGCACCGCGGAGAAGCTCTCCGCCCACCAGGCCCCGGGCCGACTGCACCGGGCCTTCTCCGTCTTCCTCTTCGACCCGTCGGGCAAGCTGCTGCTCCAGCGCCGCGCCCTCGGCAAGTACCACTCCCCCGGCGTCTGGTCGAACACCTGCTGCGGGCACCCCTACCCCGGCGAGTCCCCGTTCGCGGCGGCGGCCCGGCGCACCCACGAGGAGCTGGGCATCTCGCCGTCGCTGCTCGCCGAGGCGGGCACCGTGCGCTACAACCACCCGGACCCCGAGTCGGGCCTGGTGGAGCAGGAGTACAACCACCTCTTCGTCGGCCTGGTGCAGGCGCCGGTGAAGCCGGACCCGGAGGAGGTCTACGAGACCGCCTTCGTCTCGCCGCAGGAGCTGACCGCGCTGCGCGACCGGGCCACCTTCTCCGCCTGGTTCATGACGGTCATGGACGCGGCCCGGCCCGCGGTCCGCGAGCTCACGGGGCCTGCCGCGGGCTGGTGA
- a CDS encoding ATP-binding protein, with amino-acid sequence MEIRGSVPPDAAPARPLPYEGVWRFTAPAVDASVPQARHAVRDLLDRQGVPIHDDLVQGLLLIVSELVTNAVKHAALLSPQVAVEVAVGAEWIRVSVEDNHPYRPKALETDYGQTGGRGLLLVREITCEAGGACDVEQTASGGKIIWVALPLAPVTGAITSPRQAP; translated from the coding sequence ATGGAGATCCGCGGGAGCGTGCCACCCGACGCCGCGCCGGCCAGGCCGCTCCCGTACGAGGGCGTCTGGCGCTTCACCGCCCCCGCCGTCGACGCCTCGGTCCCGCAGGCCCGGCACGCCGTGCGCGACCTGCTGGACCGGCAGGGCGTGCCCATCCACGACGACCTGGTGCAGGGGCTGCTCCTGATCGTCTCCGAGCTGGTCACCAACGCCGTGAAGCACGCGGCCCTGCTCTCCCCGCAGGTCGCCGTGGAGGTGGCCGTGGGCGCCGAGTGGATCCGGGTCTCGGTGGAGGACAACCACCCGTACCGGCCGAAGGCGCTGGAGACCGACTACGGGCAGACCGGCGGGCGCGGGCTGCTGCTCGTCCGCGAGATCACCTGCGAGGCGGGCGGGGCGTGCGACGTGGAGCAGACGGCGAGCGGCGGCAAGATCATCTGGGTGGCGCTGCCGCTCGCCCCGGTGACCGGCGCGATCACCAGCCCGCGGCAGGCCCCGTGA
- a CDS encoding HdeD family acid-resistance protein produces the protein MAAPASATTTTREGRKLRRSFGRLTLLGAILALAGLVGLVYTGVATLTTMLLFGWLLLVGGVVGLLHAIQSRGANFFWLGVVVAALNIAAGVVVIRRPEGSAEALTMFAALLFLTGGVFRLAGSVVVRGPQMGWTLVQGAFGVLLGVLVLASWPSSSRYVIGCFFSLGLLFDGLGLIALGVGGRRIVGLVAEAETPPQAMAKPSESDQKHV, from the coding sequence ATGGCAGCACCCGCAAGCGCGACCACCACCACACGTGAGGGCAGGAAGCTGCGCCGCAGTTTCGGACGGCTCACCCTCCTCGGCGCGATCCTCGCGCTGGCGGGCCTGGTCGGGCTCGTCTACACCGGGGTGGCGACCCTGACGACCATGCTCCTGTTCGGCTGGCTGCTGCTGGTCGGCGGTGTGGTCGGGCTGCTGCACGCCATCCAGTCGCGCGGCGCGAACTTCTTCTGGCTCGGCGTGGTCGTCGCCGCCCTGAACATCGCCGCCGGTGTGGTGGTCATCCGCCGCCCCGAGGGCTCGGCCGAGGCGCTGACCATGTTCGCCGCGCTGCTCTTCCTGACCGGCGGGGTGTTCCGGCTCGCGGGCAGCGTGGTGGTGCGCGGGCCGCAGATGGGCTGGACCCTGGTGCAGGGCGCCTTCGGCGTGCTGCTGGGGGTGCTGGTGCTGGCCAGCTGGCCGAGCAGCAGCCGGTACGTCATCGGCTGCTTCTTCTCGCTGGGGCTGCTCTTCGACGGGCTCGGCCTGATCGCGCTGGGCGTGGGCGGGCGGCGGATCGTCGGCCTGGTGGCGGAGGCAGAGACACCCCCGCAAGCCATGGCAAAGCCGTCAGAAAGCGATCAGAAGCACGTGTAG
- a CDS encoding enoyl-CoA hydratase/isomerase family protein encodes MEPQLEHTVADGVATVVISNPAKRNAMTARMWRELPPLLDALAADPAVRALVLTGAGPTFCAGADISSLRAPRSDDDPQSLAVRAEEALAAFPKPTLAAVRGYCVGGGCQLAAACDLRFAEEGASFGITPARLGIVYASSSTRRLTALVGPSTAKYLLFSAELIDSARALRTGLVDEVLPVGELDKRVAEFTRVLAARSQLTQAAAKEFADGRTDRDAHWREQALGSGDTAEGVAAFLERRAPRFGWTTS; translated from the coding sequence ATGGAGCCGCAGCTGGAGCACACCGTGGCCGACGGGGTGGCCACCGTCGTCATCAGCAACCCCGCCAAGCGCAACGCGATGACCGCGCGGATGTGGCGGGAGCTGCCGCCGCTGCTCGACGCACTGGCCGCCGACCCGGCCGTACGGGCCCTGGTGCTCACCGGCGCCGGGCCGACCTTCTGCGCCGGCGCCGACATCTCCTCGCTGCGCGCGCCCCGCTCCGACGACGACCCGCAGTCCCTGGCCGTACGGGCCGAGGAGGCGCTCGCGGCGTTCCCCAAGCCCACGCTGGCGGCCGTGCGCGGCTACTGCGTGGGCGGCGGCTGCCAGCTGGCCGCCGCCTGCGACCTGCGGTTCGCGGAGGAGGGCGCCTCGTTCGGGATCACCCCGGCCCGGCTCGGCATCGTCTACGCCTCCTCCTCCACCCGGCGCCTGACCGCCCTGGTGGGCCCCTCGACCGCCAAGTACCTGCTGTTCTCGGCCGAGTTGATCGACTCGGCGCGGGCGCTGCGGACCGGGCTGGTGGACGAGGTGCTGCCGGTGGGCGAACTGGACAAGCGGGTGGCCGAGTTCACCCGGGTCCTGGCCGCGCGCTCCCAGCTGACCCAGGCCGCGGCCAAGGAGTTCGCCGACGGCCGCACCGACCGGGACGCGCACTGGCGGGAGCAGGCGCTCGGCAGCGGCGACACCGCCGAGGGCGTCGCCGCGTTCCTGGAGCGCCGGGCCCCGCGCTTCGGCTGGACTACTTCATGA
- a CDS encoding DJ-1/PfpI family protein, whose product MQIAVLLYDRFTSLDAIGPYETLCRLPGAETVFVAAKAGPVVNDRGSLHLVAEKSLAEVARPDIVVVPGGPGTRELVRDEVLTGWLRAVDATTTWTTSVCTGSLLLAGAGLLTGRRATTHWLAYDELAALGAEPTGERVVTDGKYVTAAGVSSGIDMGLTLVGRLAGDEYAQSVQLLTEYDPQPPYDAGAPHKAPADLVARLRSGKHEIMK is encoded by the coding sequence GTGCAGATCGCCGTCCTGCTCTACGACCGCTTCACCTCCCTGGACGCCATCGGCCCGTACGAGACGCTCTGCCGGCTGCCCGGCGCGGAGACCGTCTTCGTCGCGGCGAAGGCCGGTCCCGTCGTCAACGACCGCGGCAGCCTCCACCTGGTCGCCGAGAAGAGCCTGGCCGAGGTGGCGCGCCCGGACATCGTGGTCGTCCCCGGCGGGCCCGGCACCCGGGAGCTGGTGCGCGACGAGGTCCTCACCGGCTGGCTGCGCGCGGTGGACGCCACCACGACGTGGACCACCTCGGTGTGCACCGGCTCGCTGCTGCTGGCGGGCGCCGGGCTGCTCACCGGGCGCCGCGCCACCACCCACTGGCTCGCCTACGACGAACTGGCCGCGCTCGGCGCCGAGCCGACCGGCGAGCGGGTGGTGACCGACGGCAAGTACGTCACCGCCGCCGGGGTCTCCTCCGGCATCGACATGGGCCTGACCCTGGTCGGCAGGCTGGCCGGGGACGAGTACGCGCAGTCGGTGCAGCTGCTGACCGAGTACGACCCGCAGCCGCCCTACGACGCGGGCGCCCCGCACAAGGCCCCGGCCGACCTGGTGGCGCGGCTGCGGTCCGGCAAGCACGAGATCATGAAGTAG
- a CDS encoding GlxA family transcriptional regulator, which yields MAKRTVLVVLFEDLQSLDVTGPLEVFTGAGRCAGTDEGYRVSTASLDGGPVRTSSGLLLVPDRALAGAPDPHTLLVPGGTGTRDPDPRLVDWLRGHGPRAERLVSVCTGAGLLADAGLLDGRRATTHWAYCDELARRHPRVTVDPDPIYVRDGNVATSAGVTAGIDLALALVEEDLGREVALTVARHLVVFLRRPGNQAQFSAQLAAQSARREPLREVQRWISEHPGDDLSVESLAARARLSPRHFARAFQAETGLPPGRYVERVRIEHARRLLEETSGGVAEVSRAAGYGTPEAMRRAFVKTLGTAPAEYRRRFHPSH from the coding sequence ATGGCGAAGCGAACCGTCCTGGTCGTCCTCTTCGAGGACCTCCAGAGCCTGGATGTCACCGGCCCGCTGGAGGTCTTCACGGGCGCCGGCCGGTGCGCGGGCACCGACGAGGGCTACCGGGTCAGCACCGCCAGCCTGGACGGCGGCCCGGTGCGCACCTCCAGCGGCCTCCTCCTCGTACCCGACCGCGCCCTGGCCGGTGCGCCCGACCCGCACACCCTGCTGGTGCCGGGCGGCACCGGCACCCGCGACCCGGACCCGCGCCTCGTCGACTGGCTGCGCGGCCACGGACCCCGCGCCGAGCGGCTGGTCTCCGTCTGCACCGGCGCCGGGCTCCTGGCGGACGCCGGACTGCTGGACGGGCGCCGGGCCACCACCCACTGGGCGTACTGCGACGAGCTGGCGCGCCGCCACCCGCGCGTCACCGTCGACCCCGACCCCATCTATGTGCGCGACGGGAACGTGGCCACCTCGGCGGGGGTGACCGCGGGCATCGACCTCGCGCTCGCCCTGGTAGAGGAGGACCTCGGCCGCGAGGTCGCGCTGACCGTCGCCCGCCATCTCGTCGTCTTCCTGCGCAGGCCCGGCAACCAGGCCCAGTTCAGCGCCCAACTGGCCGCCCAGAGCGCCCGGCGCGAGCCGTTGCGCGAGGTGCAGCGGTGGATCAGCGAGCACCCCGGCGACGACCTCTCGGTGGAGTCGCTGGCGGCCCGGGCCCGGCTCTCGCCGCGCCACTTCGCCCGCGCCTTCCAGGCCGAGACGGGCCTGCCGCCCGGCCGGTACGTCGAGCGCGTACGGATCGAACACGCCCGGCGGCTCCTGGAGGAGACCTCCGGCGGCGTCGCCGAGGTCTCCCGGGCGGCCGGCTACGGCACCCCCGAGGCCATGCGCCGCGCCTTCGTCAAGACCCTCGGGACCGCGCCCGCCGAATACCGGCGCCGGTTCCACCCGTCCCACTGA